A window from Anser cygnoides isolate HZ-2024a breed goose chromosome 1, Taihu_goose_T2T_genome, whole genome shotgun sequence encodes these proteins:
- the DNAL4 gene encoding dynein axonemal light chain 4, which yields MADTGEGKKEEADYKRLHSFPLIRHTDMPEEMRVEAMELCVTACEKYATNNESAAKMIKEMMDKKFGSSWHVVIGEGFGFEITHEVKNLLYMFFGGSLAVCVWKCS from the exons ATGGCCGacactggggaggggaagaaggaggaagcTGATTATAAAAGACTTCACAGCTTTCCGCTGATTAGG CACACGGACATGCCGGAGGAGATGCGCGTAGAGGCCATGGAGCTGTGTGTCACGGCGTGTGAGAAGTACGCCACCAACAACGAG AGTGCTGCCAAGATGATCAAAGAGATGATGGACAAGAAGTTTGGCTCCTCCTGGCACGTGGTGATCGGGGAAGGCTTTGGCTTCGAGATCACGCACGAGGTGAAGAACCTGCTGTACATGTTCTTCGGTGGCAGCCTGGCTGTGTGTGTCTGGAAGTGCTCCTGA